From a region of the Leptospira venezuelensis genome:
- the der gene encoding ribosome biogenesis GTPase Der, translating to MSSKKRVPIISIVGRQNVGKSTLFNALLKKKLAITEDYPGVTRDVLRARVLNPEKGLDFTLCDTPGLDIERPESLEEAVLENAFRQVAESDLVVFLLDLHEVTSYDSRLIDKFRKDPELNQIPVLYCVNKVDHPEDEEDLDSFYKMGLSEILPISAIGRRNLPLLLEKIAFLLPNAKRKNQTTEEGETPSVSTEDFSLAIVGKPNAGKSSLLNALCGYDRAVVSEVAGTTRDSVDTTVTFEGKKIRITDTAGIRRKSDKAEALEFYSYQRTKRTIQNSDVVIHLLDALKGFGEFDKKIVGMLQEEGKPFLLAVNKWDAIEDKDNDSFKNYQDRLYSRFPLLKEIQIITLSAKEKQRIHKMMEMTIDLATRSKKKISTSELNQSLRAWMAEAGRSFSANRPPKMLYCTQVSVSPFHLILFVNHVDYFKSNLLTFIKKKLTEKYNLKGIPIRLELRSDRK from the coding sequence ATGTCCTCTAAAAAAAGAGTTCCTATTATTAGCATCGTGGGACGCCAGAACGTTGGCAAGTCCACATTATTCAACGCACTTCTCAAAAAGAAATTAGCGATCACAGAAGATTATCCTGGTGTGACGCGTGACGTTCTTCGTGCTCGTGTTTTAAATCCAGAGAAGGGCCTGGACTTTACTCTATGCGATACTCCGGGGCTGGATATCGAAAGACCTGAAAGTTTGGAAGAAGCAGTTCTAGAAAATGCTTTCAGACAAGTTGCAGAATCAGACCTAGTAGTTTTTCTTTTAGATCTGCATGAAGTCACTTCTTACGATTCCAGACTTATTGATAAATTCAGAAAAGATCCTGAACTAAATCAGATCCCAGTTTTGTATTGCGTAAACAAAGTAGATCATCCAGAAGATGAAGAAGATCTGGATTCTTTTTATAAAATGGGTTTGTCGGAGATCCTACCGATTTCTGCGATAGGAAGAAGGAATCTTCCTCTTCTATTGGAAAAAATCGCATTCTTACTTCCAAACGCAAAAAGAAAAAATCAAACCACGGAAGAGGGGGAAACTCCTTCTGTTTCTACTGAGGACTTCAGTCTTGCAATTGTAGGAAAACCAAACGCTGGAAAATCCAGTTTATTAAATGCACTTTGCGGTTATGATAGAGCAGTTGTGAGCGAGGTCGCTGGAACAACTCGAGATTCAGTAGATACAACCGTTACCTTTGAAGGTAAAAAGATCCGTATCACTGACACTGCAGGTATCCGTAGAAAATCGGATAAGGCAGAGGCCTTAGAATTTTATTCTTACCAAAGAACCAAAAGAACCATTCAAAATTCGGATGTAGTCATTCATCTTTTGGATGCACTCAAAGGATTTGGAGAATTCGATAAGAAAATCGTAGGGATGCTCCAAGAAGAAGGAAAACCATTTCTTCTCGCCGTAAATAAATGGGATGCAATAGAAGATAAGGACAATGATTCCTTTAAAAATTACCAAGACCGTTTGTATTCCAGATTTCCCCTCTTAAAAGAAATACAGATTATCACTTTAAGTGCCAAGGAAAAGCAGAGGATCCATAAGATGATGGAGATGACCATCGATCTGGCAACTCGTTCAAAGAAGAAGATCTCCACTTCAGAATTGAATCAATCGCTTAGAGCATGGATGGCGGAAGCAGGTAGGTCCTTCTCTGCAAACAGGCCTCCTAAAATGTTATATTGTACACAGGTTTCTGTTTCTCCGTTTCATTTGATACTATTCGTAAATCATGTGGATTATTTTAAATCCAACCTATTAACTTTCATTAAGAAGAAGCTAACAGAAAAGTATAATCTGAAAGGGATCCCAATCCGTTTGGAATTGAGATCTGATCGAAAATGA
- the smpB gene encoding SsrA-binding protein codes for MATKKEKDNSPQPLVNKKAKFNFELISFIEAGIVLSGSEVKSLREKKANLTDAFAKIKNGEVYLDSFSITPYKNGGYSNHPDIRPRKLLLNRKEIDKLDKQIKEKGLVLVATKVYFKDNRWAKVELALGKPKKLYDKREDMKKSDAKLEIARAMKTKNYS; via the coding sequence ATGGCAACGAAGAAGGAAAAAGACAATAGCCCTCAACCTCTGGTAAATAAAAAAGCCAAGTTTAACTTCGAGTTGATCTCATTCATCGAAGCAGGCATAGTTTTGTCCGGATCAGAAGTCAAAAGTCTCCGAGAAAAAAAAGCAAACCTCACTGATGCATTTGCAAAGATAAAGAACGGAGAAGTTTACCTGGATAGTTTTTCTATCACTCCATACAAGAATGGAGGATATTCCAATCATCCAGATATCAGGCCACGTAAACTTCTGCTAAATAGAAAAGAGATAGATAAACTAGATAAACAGATCAAAGAAAAGGGATTGGTGCTTGTCGCTACTAAAGTATATTTTAAAGACAACCGTTGGGCCAAGGTGGAGTTAGCATTAGGAAAACCTAAAAAACTCTACGATAAACGGGAAGATATGAAAAAAAGCGACGCAAAACTGGAAATCGCGAGAGCGATGAAGACCAAGAATTACTCCTAA
- a CDS encoding AAA family ATPase: MDTISIAGIKVPKSKLGNNSGTLGSDLVETDSTVRNLQNILYPLLESRPVLLVGDAGVGKNALIYYINFKRNHPTARFSFNEDTLPEDLIGSYRLLLDGKGFAWGDGPLTSAVRSGASFVADEMNLCPPHIIKRFSTVYESNYLELIEGDGTRIHGAEGFNFIGTQNPSEGFEGRKPLPFDITRYYSTVFIDPHTPDEILFILGKLYPNMNTDILKSCIRISLETETKVVSGNLGKGDLEKYHFNIRNLKKLCNRILALKADQPELRFRELWNFYVEPFRKGEDRDSQIELLLKETGLKAKPNLPEPKFEVHKGSLFCNDKEIHVTNEKTAKEILSSVPMPLKLREFAEKVYSAVQFKENVLIEYSEEQDPQLILPLFTEISGVPLEAVHLCKGIHTADIIGALKPIAGSQVGWVDGPLTKGIREGGNILITNLEAAGAELVEKLNMLTDDARALVLPPESSEDKPLSLKEDSRIFALKLFRKTKSTPTISRAFRNRFTSVLFPELEDNATLQEILNFYLPEGDLVSKMAEFHTKIKDLAKKRTIGSANLMPYTFGLSNLLQWKDHILRYADESLGKEGLREIAFRGGKIAYSNQVSDPGERKELERILEFSLSGIEIVSDFFQTLEDKKKKTLTPSTEIEKKRWWDPELHKREPLTGKAELKNSGRELREGLEINTPETGGQRKEGPDAWYGQETRGNMGQGEPAGGGGAWGYRTEELYKAFLAKRRILWEYTIQTSIKEFKEVFGRSLEEVELNLERLFDPEIDINRMYRSEGSRIDTRKYISFLSGKGDSKVFDKTTIDKDEEKLKGVEVAFLVSKSRRIFNFEYSVATLSAMLSSAHILDEHDVNFSVTAYSDRMNRKDRIDLVQVKRMDEYFDSKKEEEMFDSLRSDWQGDSIEEYQLLEQIESYFSPEAQTKILVMISDFRGQRGKTEIEQEIQSRDNKRLKAEILKHSNKNYVFLGVGLGRRYIAEHLFPDSIQITSENFYNMPNLIGAELGRLILTHHSSR; this comes from the coding sequence ATGGATACAATTTCAATCGCCGGCATCAAAGTACCTAAGTCTAAATTAGGAAATAATTCCGGCACTTTAGGTTCTGATCTGGTGGAAACGGATTCTACCGTAAGGAACTTACAAAATATTCTGTATCCTCTCTTGGAATCCCGTCCTGTACTTCTTGTTGGAGATGCAGGAGTTGGTAAAAACGCACTTATCTATTATATCAACTTTAAGAGAAATCATCCTACTGCAAGATTCAGTTTTAACGAAGATACTCTTCCTGAAGATCTGATCGGTTCTTATCGTTTGCTTTTGGATGGGAAAGGTTTCGCTTGGGGGGATGGACCTTTAACTTCCGCAGTCAGAAGTGGAGCCAGTTTTGTTGCGGATGAGATGAACCTTTGTCCACCTCATATCATTAAACGTTTTTCTACAGTATACGAATCCAATTATCTGGAACTGATCGAAGGTGATGGAACTCGTATCCATGGCGCAGAAGGTTTTAATTTTATAGGAACCCAAAACCCTTCCGAAGGATTTGAGGGACGAAAACCTCTTCCTTTCGATATCACCAGATATTATTCTACAGTATTTATAGATCCTCATACTCCGGATGAGATCTTGTTCATTTTAGGAAAATTATATCCTAATATGAATACAGATATTTTGAAATCTTGCATTCGTATCTCTTTGGAGACTGAGACTAAAGTAGTTTCCGGTAATTTAGGAAAAGGCGATTTAGAAAAATATCACTTCAATATCCGAAATCTCAAAAAACTTTGTAATCGTATCCTGGCTTTAAAAGCGGATCAACCTGAGCTTAGATTCAGAGAGCTTTGGAATTTTTATGTAGAACCATTCCGCAAAGGGGAAGATAGGGATTCTCAAATAGAACTTCTACTTAAAGAAACAGGGCTTAAGGCTAAGCCGAATCTTCCTGAGCCAAAATTTGAAGTGCATAAGGGCTCCTTATTCTGCAATGATAAGGAAATCCATGTAACCAACGAAAAAACCGCGAAGGAAATTCTATCTTCAGTTCCAATGCCTTTAAAACTGAGAGAGTTTGCGGAGAAGGTTTATTCTGCAGTTCAATTCAAAGAAAACGTTCTGATCGAATATTCTGAAGAGCAAGATCCTCAACTCATTCTACCATTATTTACGGAGATTAGCGGAGTTCCATTAGAAGCAGTTCATCTTTGTAAAGGAATCCACACTGCAGATATTATAGGTGCATTAAAACCGATCGCAGGTTCTCAAGTAGGTTGGGTAGATGGCCCACTTACGAAAGGTATTCGAGAAGGCGGAAACATTCTGATCACAAACCTGGAAGCAGCAGGTGCTGAACTAGTTGAAAAATTGAATATGCTTACGGATGATGCAAGAGCACTTGTTCTTCCTCCGGAAAGTTCTGAGGATAAACCTCTTTCTTTAAAAGAAGACTCCCGCATTTTCGCACTGAAATTATTCAGAAAAACAAAATCTACCCCTACAATTTCAAGAGCATTCCGTAACAGGTTTACTTCTGTCTTATTCCCTGAGTTAGAAGACAATGCAACATTACAAGAGATCCTAAACTTCTATCTTCCGGAAGGAGACCTTGTCTCTAAAATGGCAGAGTTTCATACTAAAATTAAGGACCTTGCTAAAAAGAGAACGATCGGTTCTGCAAACCTAATGCCTTATACATTCGGACTTTCTAATCTTTTGCAATGGAAGGATCATATCCTTCGTTATGCAGATGAGTCTCTTGGAAAAGAAGGTTTACGTGAGATAGCTTTCCGAGGAGGAAAGATCGCTTATTCTAATCAGGTCTCGGATCCTGGAGAAAGAAAGGAATTGGAGAGAATTTTAGAATTCTCCTTATCAGGAATCGAAATTGTATCCGACTTCTTCCAAACTTTGGAGGATAAGAAAAAAAAAACTCTGACCCCTTCTACCGAAATCGAAAAGAAACGTTGGTGGGATCCGGAACTACATAAGAGAGAACCTCTTACTGGAAAGGCAGAACTTAAGAACTCAGGAAGAGAATTAAGAGAAGGTCTGGAGATCAACACTCCTGAAACAGGCGGCCAAAGAAAAGAAGGACCGGATGCCTGGTATGGACAAGAGACCCGCGGCAATATGGGCCAAGGAGAACCCGCTGGTGGAGGCGGGGCCTGGGGTTATCGCACTGAAGAATTATACAAAGCGTTCTTAGCTAAACGTAGAATACTTTGGGAATACACAATCCAAACAAGCATCAAAGAATTTAAAGAGGTATTCGGACGCAGTTTGGAAGAAGTAGAACTGAATCTTGAAAGACTTTTTGATCCAGAAATAGACATCAACCGGATGTATAGAAGTGAAGGATCCCGAATTGATACTCGAAAATATATTTCCTTTCTTTCCGGAAAAGGGGACTCTAAGGTATTCGATAAGACCACAATCGATAAGGACGAGGAAAAACTAAAAGGTGTAGAAGTCGCCTTTCTCGTCTCGAAATCTCGTAGGATCTTCAACTTCGAATATTCGGTCGCTACATTATCCGCCATGCTTTCCAGCGCTCATATCCTGGATGAACATGACGTAAACTTCTCCGTAACAGCTTATTCTGATAGAATGAACCGAAAAGACAGGATCGATCTAGTCCAAGTGAAACGAATGGACGAATACTTCGATTCCAAAAAGGAAGAAGAGATGTTCGATTCTCTCCGTTCCGACTGGCAAGGGGATTCAATTGAAGAATACCAGCTACTTGAACAGATAGAATCCTACTTTTCCCCGGAGGCCCAGACGAAAATACTGGTAATGATTTCGGACTTTAGGGGACAAAGGGGTAAAACGGAGATCGAACAGGAGATCCAATCCCGGGACAATAAACGCCTAAAGGCAGAGATCCTAAAACATTCGAATAAAAATTACGTGTTTTTGGGTGTGGGATTGGGACGCAGATATATTGCGGAGCATTTATTTCCGGACTCCATCCAAATCACTTCCGAAAACTTTTATAATATGCCGAATTTAATCGGAGCGGAACTGGGAAGATTGATCCTCACTCACCATTCTTCCCGATAA
- a CDS encoding pyridoxal phosphate-dependent aminotransferase: MSQSTLDYVLAQRIQGLDSSAIRKAFELAGTLKDPINLSIGQPHFPCPPNIVEAGVKALRDGKTAYTLTAGIPELKEALSQKYKVENQIDYASPDRLLVTSGISSAFLLLFNSLLNEGDECLVVTPHFLMYPAYIKIYGGKMNTISEDFQPEDLNAFKDKKLKIIIFSTPSNPTGTVLTKKQLTALAELAEKTGAYLISDEIYEKFDYDKSFLSVGSFYERAITLSGFSKTYSMTGLRLASIVAPTPIIKTLTTLQQYTLVCAPSVTQWMGIEALKTDMQPYIDDYKEKRDYVYENLKDHYELKKSGGAFYFFLKIKEKDDDFVVRAVKEKGLILVPGYIFVDSKEYIRISFASEWENLKRGITALKELAS; encoded by the coding sequence ATGAGCCAGAGTACCCTTGATTATGTACTAGCGCAAAGAATCCAAGGTTTGGATTCCTCAGCCATCCGAAAAGCATTCGAACTTGCCGGGACATTAAAAGACCCGATCAATCTTTCCATTGGACAACCTCATTTTCCTTGTCCTCCTAATATCGTAGAAGCTGGAGTCAAAGCTCTTCGCGACGGAAAGACTGCTTACACCTTGACCGCAGGAATTCCTGAACTAAAGGAAGCGCTTTCCCAAAAATACAAAGTGGAAAACCAGATCGATTACGCAAGCCCGGATCGTCTTTTAGTTACTTCAGGAATTAGCTCTGCATTTTTATTACTTTTTAATTCTCTCTTGAATGAAGGTGATGAGTGTCTAGTTGTAACTCCTCACTTCTTGATGTATCCTGCTTATATCAAAATTTACGGCGGGAAGATGAATACAATCTCGGAAGATTTCCAACCAGAAGATTTAAATGCATTCAAGGATAAGAAGTTAAAGATCATCATCTTCTCCACTCCTTCTAATCCTACAGGAACTGTTTTAACTAAAAAACAATTAACCGCTCTTGCAGAGCTTGCAGAAAAAACTGGAGCTTATCTGATCTCAGATGAGATCTACGAAAAATTCGATTATGATAAGTCATTCTTGTCCGTTGGATCTTTTTATGAAAGAGCGATTACTCTTTCCGGATTTTCAAAAACTTATAGTATGACAGGACTTAGACTCGCATCCATAGTTGCCCCTACTCCCATTATAAAAACATTAACTACCTTGCAACAATACACTCTGGTTTGTGCACCTTCCGTGACCCAATGGATGGGAATAGAAGCTCTCAAAACAGATATGCAACCTTATATAGACGATTATAAGGAAAAAAGGGATTATGTTTACGAAAATCTAAAGGACCATTACGAGCTGAAAAAAAGCGGGGGTGCGTTCTACTTCTTCTTAAAAATAAAGGAGAAGGACGATGATTTTGTTGTAAGAGCCGTAAAAGAAAAAGGTCTGATCTTAGTGCCTGGTTATATATTCGTGGATTCAAAAGAATATATCCGTATCAGTTTCGCTTCCGAATGGGAAAATCTGAAACGAGGCATAACAGCGCTGAAAGAACTGGCGTCTTAA
- a CDS encoding A24 family peptidase produces MAEYYSEFPSLIFFIWIGGVLVSFSMGSFYSTLAYRILRFYYGKERKIGSKLFRLKKILIEPSACESCGAQIKGTAIIPVFGYWISKKECTNCKAPINPLYSLSEAIFGLLFVVSFLLSGKLLGSFAFVALCGHLLVAASTDFKKFSLDYENLPFILLFGALANYLLFNSIPGKAELIVYVSFSAVFFLIYFIFPSSMGFADAIFAPAFAFISMHPWWIFFLNSSYGIAIIITVLKRKKGESLRHVPIPMGVYFSIGLALTFIARMIANSGLLPNWANLIL; encoded by the coding sequence TTGGCGGAGTACTATTCCGAATTTCCAAGTCTGATCTTTTTCATATGGATTGGAGGAGTTTTAGTCTCCTTTTCCATGGGAAGTTTTTATTCTACCCTGGCCTATAGAATCCTCAGATTCTATTACGGAAAAGAAAGAAAGATCGGCTCCAAACTTTTCAGACTTAAAAAAATCTTAATTGAACCCTCTGCTTGCGAATCCTGCGGGGCTCAGATCAAGGGCACTGCGATCATTCCAGTATTCGGATATTGGATTTCCAAAAAAGAATGCACTAATTGCAAAGCTCCAATCAATCCGTTATATTCGCTAAGCGAGGCAATATTCGGATTATTGTTCGTTGTCAGCTTTCTTCTTTCCGGAAAATTATTAGGTAGTTTTGCATTCGTAGCTTTATGCGGACATCTATTGGTTGCGGCAAGTACTGACTTTAAAAAGTTCTCTCTGGATTATGAAAATCTACCTTTCATTCTTTTGTTTGGGGCGTTGGCAAATTATCTATTATTCAATTCGATTCCTGGCAAAGCAGAATTGATCGTTTACGTTTCCTTCTCTGCTGTATTCTTTTTAATTTATTTTATATTTCCTTCAAGTATGGGATTTGCCGACGCAATATTCGCTCCTGCATTCGCTTTTATCAGTATGCATCCTTGGTGGATTTTTTTCTTAAATTCTTCTTATGGGATCGCGATCATTATCACTGTCCTGAAAAGGAAAAAAGGAGAAAGTTTAAGACATGTCCCGATCCCTATGGGAGTATACTTCTCGATCGGGCTCGCATTGACATTTATAGCTAGAATGATTGCAAATTCAGGTTTACTTCCGAACTGGGCGAATCTCATTCTATAA
- the pdxH gene encoding pyridoxamine 5'-phosphate oxidase, whose product MQNNISDIRNEYSKASLDENDVGDSPIDFFKIWFDQAVQSEVTEPTAMTLATVRKDGMPDARIVLLKGIEKEGFQFYTNYKSAKGKELESNPNACLVFFWAELERQVRIRGKISKVSRENSENYFHSRPFASQIGALVSSQSDPLDDRSILDKHYEELKSKYEGKTVPLPENWGGYILEASEIEFWQGRRSRLHDRILFRKESGSWAKTRLQP is encoded by the coding sequence ATGCAAAATAATATCTCCGATATCCGTAATGAATACAGCAAAGCTTCTCTAGATGAGAATGATGTTGGAGATTCTCCCATCGATTTTTTCAAAATTTGGTTCGACCAAGCAGTTCAGTCAGAAGTAACGGAACCTACCGCAATGACATTAGCAACTGTTCGAAAGGATGGAATGCCGGACGCTAGGATAGTTTTACTCAAAGGAATCGAAAAGGAAGGCTTCCAATTTTATACAAATTACAAAAGTGCCAAGGGAAAGGAATTAGAATCGAATCCAAATGCTTGTTTGGTATTTTTCTGGGCGGAATTAGAAAGACAGGTCCGGATCAGAGGCAAAATTTCCAAAGTTTCTAGAGAAAATTCAGAGAACTATTTTCATTCCAGACCTTTCGCAAGCCAAATAGGAGCGCTTGTTTCTTCTCAAAGTGATCCTTTGGATGATAGATCCATTTTGGATAAACATTATGAAGAACTGAAATCTAAATACGAAGGCAAGACTGTTCCTCTACCAGAAAACTGGGGAGGATATATATTAGAAGCTTCTGAAATAGAATTTTGGCAGGGACGAAGAAGCCGCTTACATGATCGGATTTTATTCCGAAAAGAAAGCGGCTCTTGGGCAAAAACCAGACTACAACCTTAG
- a CDS encoding bifunctional 3,4-dihydroxy-2-butanone-4-phosphate synthase/GTP cyclohydrolase II, translating to MIGSIEQAIEDIKAGKMIILVDSEDRENEGDLVCAAQFTDKEKVNFMATYGRGLICFPMEGDRLRQLGLNRMVDDLSLGDKHGTAFTVSVDAKNGTTTGISAQDRATTIQVLIDPKTTPGDLMKPGHLFPLQAVSGGVLRRAGHTEASVDLSKLAGLYPASVICEIMNDDGTMSRLPDLEKFAEKHGLNIYTIEDLIRYRRKKENLIHLEVETTLPTEYGDFSVRAYSTIIDDKVHVALVKGKIDKNDPIMVRVHSECFTGDIFGSGRCDCGPQLHSALSMIAQEGKGILLYMRQEGRGIGLINKLKAYNMQDQGLDTVEANEKLGFAPDLREYGVGAQILKDIGVGKMKLLTNNPRKIVGLEGYGLEVTDRIPIEIKPTGNNHHYLFTKKMRMGHLLGLN from the coding sequence ATGATCGGCTCCATTGAACAGGCAATCGAAGATATAAAAGCGGGGAAGATGATCATTCTCGTAGATTCCGAAGACCGGGAAAACGAGGGGGATCTTGTTTGTGCCGCCCAATTCACCGATAAAGAAAAGGTGAATTTTATGGCCACCTATGGGAGGGGCCTAATTTGTTTTCCTATGGAGGGAGACAGACTCAGGCAACTGGGCTTAAACAGAATGGTGGACGACCTGAGTTTGGGTGATAAACATGGGACCGCATTCACTGTTTCCGTAGACGCAAAAAACGGGACCACTACTGGGATTTCCGCCCAGGATAGAGCGACTACAATCCAAGTACTTATAGATCCTAAAACCACTCCAGGTGACTTGATGAAACCAGGTCATTTATTTCCTTTACAAGCGGTTTCGGGCGGAGTCCTCAGAAGAGCGGGCCATACGGAAGCATCTGTAGATCTTTCTAAACTTGCAGGCCTTTATCCTGCTTCTGTGATCTGTGAGATCATGAATGATGATGGAACCATGTCTCGTCTTCCTGATTTGGAAAAATTCGCAGAGAAACACGGACTGAACATTTACACAATCGAAGATCTGATCCGTTACAGAAGGAAAAAAGAAAATCTAATTCATCTGGAAGTAGAGACAACTCTTCCTACCGAGTATGGAGATTTTTCTGTCAGAGCTTATTCTACGATCATAGACGATAAGGTCCATGTTGCATTAGTAAAAGGTAAAATTGATAAAAACGATCCTATAATGGTCCGCGTACATTCGGAGTGTTTTACCGGGGATATTTTCGGAAGCGGACGTTGTGATTGTGGGCCTCAACTACATTCTGCTCTTTCTATGATAGCTCAAGAAGGGAAGGGTATCCTTCTTTATATGAGACAAGAAGGTAGAGGGATAGGGCTTATCAATAAACTCAAGGCTTATAATATGCAGGACCAAGGTTTGGATACTGTAGAAGCTAATGAGAAATTAGGATTTGCACCTGATCTTCGCGAATACGGAGTGGGCGCTCAGATCTTAAAAGATATAGGTGTTGGTAAGATGAAACTTCTTACGAATAACCCTCGTAAGATCGTGGGGTTAGAAGGTTATGGTCTGGAAGTTACGGATCGTATTCCTATAGAGATCAAACCTACAGGGAATAACCACCACTATCTTTTCACTAAAAAAATGAGAATGGGGCATTTGCTCGGACTGAACTAA
- a CDS encoding riboflavin synthase, protein MFTGLIECTGKIESVQDTGDGKIFKVVTVWKDPDLKNGDSISVNGACHTVTSFQENGNKFEFYSSYKTLELTNFGSFQVGTKINLERSVQPHTRMGGHFVTGHVDLTGTILLSEEKDSGKVRRFVISHDPSFTKYFAVRGSVTVDGISLTIVDSKPGEFELVLIPETLIVTSASEAWKVGAKVNLEVDLIARYLEQLGNYK, encoded by the coding sequence ATGTTTACAGGATTAATAGAATGTACCGGAAAAATTGAATCTGTACAAGACACTGGAGATGGCAAAATATTTAAAGTAGTCACTGTGTGGAAAGATCCAGACCTGAAAAACGGAGATTCTATTTCGGTCAACGGTGCCTGTCACACAGTGACTTCTTTCCAAGAGAACGGAAACAAATTCGAATTTTATTCTTCTTATAAAACTTTAGAGCTTACCAATTTTGGAAGTTTCCAAGTTGGGACCAAGATCAATTTGGAAAGATCGGTCCAACCTCACACTAGAATGGGCGGTCATTTTGTGACTGGTCATGTGGATCTTACTGGGACCATTCTTCTTTCCGAAGAAAAAGATTCGGGAAAAGTAAGAAGGTTTGTGATCTCGCACGATCCTTCTTTTACTAAATATTTTGCAGTACGTGGCAGCGTAACTGTGGACGGAATTTCTCTTACGATCGTGGATTCCAAACCTGGTGAATTTGAATTGGTTTTGATTCCGGAAACTCTTATTGTCACTAGCGCCTCCGAAGCCTGGAAAGTCGGAGCCAAGGTAAATTTAGAAGTGGACCTCATTGCAAGATACCTAGAGCAGCTAGGTAATTATAAGTAA
- a CDS encoding bifunctional diaminohydroxyphosphoribosylaminopyrimidine deaminase/5-amino-6-(5-phosphoribosylamino)uracil reductase RibD produces the protein MSSILPEKIREELTRYSFISTGYSSPNPPVACVLEDANTGEILASASTQKTGKNHAEREAYRLLREKFPNGKLPAHNAYVTLEPCSHYGKTPPCIDLFLEEKPVRLEYGWTDPNPLVSSHSGLSKLAEIGVQVSENPKLAEISSKFLFGFRSRIERRRPAILLKTSLSKEGYFSSGEGLREKISSPESDVFLSMLRAKVDAILVGPNTVKIDDPGLDFRLSSTFPNKSPLITSANADSDSRWSSYRGFSGLVSGVLEYSSNPEVFQIHKEKEKDYQPLRVFFLPDQNSVSENFLEKQNSINERTEKKNIAFFLDEKKSYNASFLNRLERISKFPFEKVDFSNVFRILEVLYSWEINTTLVEGGNFLYKLFSSVLTDEDAILQIKSNTVSFPKGILPDWKGKFSMEWKAELGSDLWELERCLQD, from the coding sequence TTGAGTTCGATCCTCCCGGAGAAAATTCGGGAGGAACTAACACGTTATTCCTTTATCTCCACCGGATATTCCAGCCCGAATCCTCCGGTGGCTTGCGTTTTAGAAGACGCAAATACCGGTGAGATCCTCGCCTCAGCTTCCACACAAAAGACCGGAAAGAACCATGCAGAAAGAGAAGCGTATCGTTTGCTCCGAGAGAAATTTCCGAACGGAAAACTTCCCGCCCATAATGCATACGTAACCTTGGAGCCTTGCTCTCATTATGGCAAAACCCCTCCTTGTATCGATCTGTTCTTAGAAGAAAAACCTGTTCGATTGGAATACGGATGGACGGATCCAAATCCATTGGTTTCTTCTCATTCCGGTTTGAGTAAATTGGCAGAGATAGGAGTTCAAGTTTCTGAAAATCCTAAGTTAGCCGAAATCTCTTCTAAATTTTTATTCGGTTTCAGATCCAGAATAGAAAGAAGAAGGCCTGCAATTTTACTTAAAACTTCTCTCAGCAAAGAAGGTTATTTTAGTTCGGGAGAAGGTCTCAGGGAGAAAATATCTTCACCGGAGTCGGACGTATTTCTCTCCATGCTTAGAGCAAAAGTAGATGCGATTTTGGTTGGACCAAATACTGTGAAAATAGATGATCCAGGTTTAGACTTTAGATTGTCTTCTACATTCCCAAATAAATCACCGCTGATCACAAGTGCCAATGCGGATTCTGATAGTCGTTGGAGTTCCTACAGAGGGTTTTCCGGTCTTGTATCTGGAGTTTTGGAATATTCTTCTAATCCGGAAGTTTTTCAGATCCATAAAGAGAAGGAGAAGGATTACCAACCACTTAGAGTTTTCTTTTTACCTGATCAAAATTCTGTCAGTGAAAACTTTTTAGAAAAACAAAACAGTATCAATGAAAGAACTGAAAAGAAGAATATTGCATTTTTCTTAGATGAAAAAAAATCTTATAATGCAAGTTTCTTAAATAGATTAGAACGTATTTCTAAGTTTCCATTTGAGAAGGTCGACTTCTCCAATGTTTTCAGAATTTTAGAAGTTTTGTATTCGTGGGAAATAAACACAACACTTGTAGAAGGTGGAAATTTCCTATACAAACTATTTTCTTCCGTCCTTACGGATGAGGATGCAATTTTACAAATCAAATCGAATACTGTTTCTTTTCCAAAAGGAATCTTGCCTGATTGGAAGGGAAAATTTTCCATGGAATGGAAGGCAGAACTTGGTTCTGATCTTTGGGAGCTGGAAAGATGTTTACAGGATTAA